A single region of the Chrysiogenia bacterium genome encodes:
- the argB gene encoding acetylglutamate kinase: MVVVERYIEKAKVLLEALPYILRFRGKIFVIKFGGAAMVKEELKSSFAEDILLLHLIGIHVVVVHGGGPAISRQLERLGVQSNFVQGMRVTDAETMQVVEEVLVGRVNKNIVSLIKKHGGKAVGISGKDGGLITAKKMELAPAPDGTPAGDLGFVGEVAHLNPEILHTLARGGFIPIVAPVGADDQGNTYNINADVAAGQLASSLEAEKLILMTDVEGVKDKDGKIYSRLTAREAEAAIANGIIGGGMIPKVQCCIKALREGAGKGHIIDGRIPHATLLEIFTDMGIGTEMFLAGRSASVAPTNVADGGSSS; this comes from the coding sequence ATCGTGGTGGTCGAACGCTACATCGAAAAAGCCAAGGTGCTCCTCGAGGCGCTTCCTTATATTTTGCGCTTCCGGGGCAAGATCTTCGTCATCAAGTTCGGCGGGGCGGCCATGGTCAAGGAAGAGCTCAAGTCGAGCTTTGCCGAGGACATCCTGCTTCTGCACCTGATCGGCATTCACGTCGTCGTCGTCCACGGCGGCGGCCCGGCCATCAGCCGCCAGCTCGAGCGTCTTGGCGTCCAGAGCAACTTCGTTCAGGGCATGCGGGTCACCGATGCCGAGACCATGCAGGTGGTCGAAGAAGTGCTCGTGGGCCGCGTGAACAAGAACATCGTCTCGCTCATCAAGAAGCACGGCGGCAAGGCCGTGGGCATCTCCGGCAAGGACGGAGGTCTGATCACGGCCAAGAAGATGGAGCTGGCCCCTGCGCCCGACGGAACCCCGGCGGGTGACCTGGGATTCGTGGGTGAGGTCGCACACCTCAATCCCGAGATCCTGCACACCCTTGCACGCGGCGGGTTCATTCCCATCGTCGCGCCCGTTGGCGCCGATGATCAGGGCAATACCTACAACATCAACGCCGACGTGGCGGCCGGTCAGCTCGCTTCCTCACTGGAGGCCGAGAAGCTCATCCTCATGACCGACGTTGAGGGCGTCAAAGACAAGGACGGCAAGATCTACTCGCGGCTCACCGCGCGCGAGGCGGAGGCCGCCATTGCCAACGGCATCATCGGCGGCGGGATGATCCCCAAGGTGCAGTGCTGCATCAAGGCGCTGCGCGAAGGCGCGGGCAAGGGCCACATCATCGACGGCCGGATTCCCCACGCCACGCTGCTGGAGATCTTTACCGACATGGGTATTGGGACCGAGATGTTTCTGGCGGGACGCTCGGCGAGCGTCGCCCCGACCAACGTCGCTGATGGGGGTAGCTCGTCATGA